Below is a genomic region from Pyrinomonadaceae bacterium.
CGTCGTCTTCTCGAGTCACGACGGCGCGGGAGGTTTCGAGAATGAAGGCCAGTCGCTGCGGATTTACAACGTTGCGACTCGCTCCATCCGAAAGATTTTGTCTGAGACCGTGGGAATAGTTGCCGTCCAGGAAGTGAAGACGAGCACCGGGGCTACGGCTTTACTCGTCGCGATGGGGGACGGCGGGCTCGGCGGATCATACTTCGCCGTGGTTGATCCGAAGCGCGGCGAGGTCTTCTTTCGCAGGTGGGCTGAGGTCACGGCTATCAATGGTGACAACATAACGCTCGCAAATTATCGCGCCGACGATTTTGAAGCGATCAACGATGAGCGAGGTTGGAAACCGGGACCGTCTAATCAGGTGATTGCGAAAACCAAAGTCACCCCTTACAAGATTGAAACGCACGACCTGAAACGGTTGCTTCGCAATCGAGTGATCTACAACCGGCGTCCAAACCTTAATGCTCCGAGCCGGTCACCGAAAGCACGTACAACAAAGATCTATCTGTGGGATGCGAACAGTGACAAACCCGACATCCAGCTAGTCGCCGTCACACGACGAAGCATCGGTGAGAACGTGCTTGAAATGACGATGGGTTGGCTGTTCGGCACGACTCTTTCAAAGGAAGAGGAGGATCGGGGGCTGACTCTTCCGACTTTTGGAATGAGACTGGCCGGCGTGACGCTGAAGGATGGCGTGGCTTTGATCAAGTTCTATCAGCCTGAAGGAGCCACGAACTACGGCTCGCAAGGGCCGTTCGTTTTTGCCAAAGCGATCGAGATGACGGCGCGCCAGTTTCCGACCGTTAAGAAAGTTGAAATCTGCGCGGTCGGCGACACATTGATTGATTCGCAACTTGAGAAGCCGTTTCCGAAGTGCTCGAAATGACCGAGTTAGCCCCATTTCCGAGGAAAAAGGGCAATTGTTCCGACTCCGAAGGGTTTTTGTCTTGCTATGATCGGCGAGCCAAACTATCATGAGGGCTATCGCCGATGTCTCATATTCTTGATTTGCGGCGACTAATACGTGGTTTTGCGCCCTAATAACCCCGGACGCGCGTGAGTGCGTCTGGATTGCGCTGAGGAGTAGCTTTCATTGTTTAGCGATCAATTTCGTCGAGGCGAGTCAGATAAAGGCAAAATGCCTGGTGTAACCGGGTCGAAAGTCGTCTCGGCTCTGTCAGGTGTTGCCTGGAAGGCTTTTCAATCCGTAAACCGCCTTCTCCCCGAAGGTGAAGCCATCCGGCCCAAGTGGGCGCCGGGGCCACTGCTCAAATCCTACGAACGAAGCGCGCCGCCGCTTGGCTTCCCCAGAGAAACCGATTCGCTGTGCCCGCGTTGCGTTAAGGAAGTGCGCACCGCTGTGATTTCCGGCGAGACCACGCTCGAGACGCTGATGCACCAGCATCCCGGCGAACTGAAAGCGCAGATTCTGGAAGAGAACGGCCAGGTCATCATGCGGAAGACTTGTCCGAAGCACGGCGAGTTTACGGACGTGATGTCTACCGACCCGGCATTCCTCGAGCGAATTGAATCGTTGTTCTTCGGTCGAGACTTTCGCGCTGCGGAAGACAAAGACGTACATAAGCACGGCACTTCAAACATCAAGTTTGGACGTGGGGCGGTGTTGACCGTTGACCTGACGAATCGCTGCAACATGATGTGCGATCCATGCTTCATGGACGCGAACCAGGTGGGATACGTTCACGAGCCGACCTTCGAAGATACGAAAGCGATCCTCGATCGCGCTGTCTCGTTCAAACCGCGCCGCCAGGTAATCATTCTTTTCTCGGGTGGCGAGCCGACGTTATCGCCTTACTACCTCGATGCAGTGGCGTACGCCAAGAAGACCGGCTTCTATCGAATTCTCGCCGCCACCAACGGAATCCGGTTCGCCGAAGATATTGAATTCTGCAAAGCTGCAAAGGCGGCTGGTCAGCACGGCGTCTACTTGCAGTTCGATGGCGTGGGCGAAGAGAAAAACAAACATCGTGGGGTTGGCAATCTGTTTGACGTGAAGGTGCGCGCGATCGAGAACCTGCACAACGTAGGAATCAAAGTCACGCTGGTCGTCACTATCGTCAACAGCATCAACAACGATGCGATTGGACAGATCGTTGAGTTCGCGGCCAAGAATATCGACAAGGTCCAGACGATTGCTTTCCAACCGGTTTCATTTACCGGCCGCGATGAAGACATCTCAGACGAGATGCGAAGCAAGTGGCGTTACACGCTCGCGGGCATGACGCACGATTTAAAGGACCAGCTCGGCGGACGTATTCAACCGCTGCGTGATTGGTTCCCGCTCTCGTCTTATTCGGCGTTCACCAGTGTGATGGACATGCTACAGGGTGCGGATGCGCCTTGGGGCTGGTCGTCATGTAATTGCCATCCGAACTGCGGCATCTTCACCCTCGCCGTGGTGAATAAGCAGACGGGCGACTTCCGATCGCTGTTCGAGTTTTTCAACTACGAACAGTTTATGAAGGACGTCGCGGTGATCACCGATACGGCGCGCGGCAAGAAACTCTCGTACGCGCAGCTGGGCATGGCCATCATGCGCAATTTCGACGCGAGCAAAGCGCCGGAAGGCTTTCCGATTTCGCAAATCATTAATCTGTTCAAGCCTTCTTCGACGAATTCAAATTCGGACCGCAACGATCGCATGACCAGCGCCGGCCAGGACACCCTGGCTGACAATTGGCGCGTGCTCTGCGTCGAAGGCATGTGGTTCCAGGACCTGTTCAATTACGATTTCCGGCGCACTGAAATGTGTGTGATTCCATACGGCACGCAGGAAGGCGAGATTTCATTCTGCGCTTACAACACCGGCGTCGGTTGGCGGCAGATTATCGAGAACATGCACAAGACCGCGAACCTGTCAGAGTGGTACAAAGAAAACGAACGCCATCCGGTTTATGCCGCCGGTCATAACGTGCCGAATATTCCGAAGAAGCATTCG
It encodes:
- a CDS encoding radical SAM protein, producing MFSDQFRRGESDKGKMPGVTGSKVVSALSGVAWKAFQSVNRLLPEGEAIRPKWAPGPLLKSYERSAPPLGFPRETDSLCPRCVKEVRTAVISGETTLETLMHQHPGELKAQILEENGQVIMRKTCPKHGEFTDVMSTDPAFLERIESLFFGRDFRAAEDKDVHKHGTSNIKFGRGAVLTVDLTNRCNMMCDPCFMDANQVGYVHEPTFEDTKAILDRAVSFKPRRQVIILFSGGEPTLSPYYLDAVAYAKKTGFYRILAATNGIRFAEDIEFCKAAKAAGQHGVYLQFDGVGEEKNKHRGVGNLFDVKVRAIENLHNVGIKVTLVVTIVNSINNDAIGQIVEFAAKNIDKVQTIAFQPVSFTGRDEDISDEMRSKWRYTLAGMTHDLKDQLGGRIQPLRDWFPLSSYSAFTSVMDMLQGADAPWGWSSCNCHPNCGIFTLAVVNKQTGDFRSLFEFFNYEQFMKDVAVITDTARGKKLSYAQLGMAIMRNFDASKAPEGFPISQIINLFKPSSTNSNSDRNDRMTSAGQDTLADNWRVLCVEGMWFQDLFNYDFRRTEMCVIPYGTQEGEISFCAYNTGVGWRQIIENMHKTANLSEWYKENERHPVYAAGHNVPNIPKKHSLSLPIINAVLAEDIEEKPINISPYLVEEPQPEQEAVGV